A single region of the Streptomyces sp. NBC_01262 genome encodes:
- a CDS encoding DUF2470 domain-containing protein: protein MPSAAERTRTLVQSTASAALLIPGLDGARQDEMTPRERIAGSDGDLFLLFAADSPAVRTATHAEADDLPAVLEITDVAPVAVPNRIRGRAWVSGWLTTAPELPARPGCVWLRLEIDEVSLDDLWGAGPVEAEAFTAARADPLVAHEAELLQHLASSHAEQLGWLCALAGDACGSVPLRAVPLALDRFGLRVRFTGEGPAFDARFEFLSPVRAQEDLHRAMHALFEVAYEAANPE from the coding sequence TTGCCGTCAGCAGCCGAACGCACACGAACTCTCGTACAGAGTACAGCGTCCGCGGCACTGCTCATTCCAGGCCTGGACGGGGCCCGGCAGGACGAGATGACCCCCCGGGAGCGCATCGCCGGTTCCGACGGGGACCTCTTCCTGCTGTTCGCGGCCGATTCGCCCGCCGTGCGGACCGCGACCCACGCCGAGGCCGACGACCTGCCCGCTGTGCTGGAGATCACCGATGTCGCCCCGGTGGCGGTGCCCAACCGGATCCGCGGCCGGGCCTGGGTCTCCGGCTGGCTGACCACGGCCCCCGAGCTGCCCGCCCGGCCGGGCTGCGTATGGCTGCGCCTGGAGATCGACGAGGTCTCCCTGGACGACCTGTGGGGAGCCGGGCCCGTCGAGGCAGAGGCCTTCACCGCCGCGCGAGCCGATCCGCTGGTCGCCCACGAGGCGGAGCTGCTGCAGCACCTGGCCTCCTCGCACGCGGAGCAGCTGGGCTGGCTGTGCGCGCTGGCCGGGGACGCCTGCGGATCGGTGCCGCTGCGCGCGGTGCCGCTGGCGCTGGACCGCTTCGGGCTGCGGGTGCGGTTCACCGGGGAGGGGCCGGCCTTCGACGCGCGCTTCGAGTTCCTGTCGCCGGTGCGCGCGCAGGAGGATCTGCACCGGGCGATGCACGCGCTCTTCGAGGTGGCGTACGAGGCCGCGAACCCCGAGTGA
- the rpsD gene encoding 30S ribosomal protein S4, translated as MPNQSRPKVKKSRALGIALTPKAVKYFEARPYPPGEHGRGRKQNSDYKVRLLEKQRLRAQYDISERQMARAYDRAKKAEGKTGEALVVELERRLDALVLRAGLARTIYQARQQVVHGHIEVNGKKVDKPSFRVKPDDVVQVRERSRAKTPFQVAREGGWAGEGEVAKYLQVNLQALAFRLDRLPNRREVPVICDEQLVVEYYAR; from the coding sequence GTGCCTAACCAGTCGCGTCCCAAGGTCAAGAAGTCCCGTGCGCTCGGTATCGCGCTCACCCCGAAGGCTGTGAAGTACTTCGAGGCCCGCCCCTACCCGCCGGGCGAGCACGGCCGTGGCCGCAAGCAGAACAGCGACTACAAGGTCCGTCTGCTCGAGAAGCAGCGCCTGCGCGCTCAGTACGACATCTCCGAGCGCCAGATGGCCCGCGCCTACGACCGCGCCAAGAAGGCCGAAGGCAAGACCGGCGAGGCGCTGGTCGTCGAGCTGGAGCGCCGCCTGGACGCCCTGGTGCTGCGCGCCGGCCTGGCCCGCACCATCTACCAGGCCCGCCAGCAGGTCGTGCACGGCCACATCGAGGTCAACGGCAAGAAGGTCGACAAGCCGTCCTTCCGCGTGAAGCCGGACGACGTCGTCCAGGTCCGTGAGCGCTCGCGCGCCAAGACCCCGTTCCAGGTCGCCCGTGAGGGCGGCTGGGCCGGCGAGGGCGAAGTCGCCAAGTACCTGCAGGTCAACCTGCAGGCGCTGGCCTTCCGCCTGGACCGTCTGCCGAACCGTCGCGAGGTCCCCGTGATCTGCGACGAGCAGCTCGTCGTCGAGTACTACGCCCGCTGA
- a CDS encoding ATP-binding protein, with translation MRPHASTGNLPAELNHFVGRRRELSDVADLLKRAHIVTVSGVGGVGKTRFAVRAAAAAAELEGFSGGAWLVELAPVRDPALVEHAVAEALGLTDHTTRLPRATLAAHLAGRELLLVLDCCERQVEAAARLAETLLRQAPGLRILATSRQPLGVPGEHVMVLEPFAEDDDHATDAVELFADRASAVLPDFAVDGSNRAAVRELCRRLDGIPLALELAAGRLRALSVDQILERLDDRFTILTRRGATGPARHRTLRTAIGWSHELCSPRERLLWARLAVFAADFDLEAVEYVCASPELPADAMVDLVADLVDKSVLMRRDTACGAVRYLLLDTVREYGLGWLRELGEEQRTRARHRDWYLGFATWGELEWFSARQAQVARSTDRELANLRAALEFSLEDPQEFRIGQFLAGTLWFYWVGCGRLAEGRYWLERALAADETPTGQRAKALWVCGYVSILQGDGIAALGMLHECRQLALDTGNATAVAYAVHRLGCGALLSDDLPRAKALFEEALGHYRTLGELNSNVIMAEVELGMVAAFSGELERGIEICEAVREACEDHGERWALAYALYTRAVIAWWQEDPALARQLAAECVRINHEFRDMVGIVLGIEVLALLTAAHDAEEAAVLQGAAGGIWDMVGLPVFGSRYFAIPHNRCEELCRAELGAVGYARAFARGSALGLDAAVARALASREATRAGTGSAPAGNAKPARPRPEPGAGGYDAPGADERQRA, from the coding sequence ATGCGGCCCCATGCGTCGACCGGAAACCTGCCCGCGGAGCTGAACCACTTCGTGGGGCGCCGGCGTGAACTGTCCGATGTCGCGGACCTGTTGAAGCGGGCCCACATCGTCACGGTGAGCGGTGTGGGCGGGGTGGGCAAGACGCGCTTCGCGGTGCGAGCCGCGGCCGCCGCGGCCGAGCTGGAGGGGTTCTCCGGCGGGGCGTGGCTGGTGGAGCTGGCGCCCGTACGCGATCCGGCGCTGGTGGAGCACGCGGTGGCCGAGGCGCTCGGGCTGACCGACCACACCACCCGGCTGCCGCGCGCCACTTTGGCGGCCCATCTCGCGGGGCGTGAGCTGCTGCTGGTCCTCGACTGCTGCGAGCGACAGGTGGAGGCCGCCGCCCGGCTGGCCGAGACGCTGCTGCGGCAGGCGCCGGGGCTGCGGATCCTGGCCACCTCGCGGCAGCCGCTGGGGGTGCCCGGGGAGCACGTCATGGTCCTTGAGCCCTTCGCCGAGGACGACGACCACGCCACCGACGCGGTCGAGCTGTTCGCGGACCGGGCCTCGGCCGTCCTGCCGGACTTCGCGGTGGACGGGTCCAACCGGGCGGCGGTGCGGGAGCTTTGCCGCCGGCTCGACGGGATCCCGCTGGCGCTGGAGCTGGCGGCGGGCCGGCTGCGGGCGCTGTCGGTCGATCAGATCCTGGAGCGCCTCGACGACCGCTTCACGATCCTGACCCGGCGCGGCGCCACCGGCCCGGCCCGCCATCGCACCCTCCGCACGGCGATCGGCTGGAGCCATGAGCTGTGCAGCCCCCGCGAGCGGCTGCTGTGGGCCCGGCTCGCCGTCTTCGCGGCCGACTTCGACCTGGAGGCGGTGGAGTACGTCTGCGCGAGCCCGGAGCTGCCGGCGGACGCCATGGTGGACCTGGTCGCGGACCTGGTCGACAAGTCCGTGCTGATGCGCCGTGACACGGCCTGCGGGGCGGTGCGCTATCTGCTGCTGGACACCGTGCGCGAGTACGGGCTCGGCTGGCTGCGCGAACTGGGCGAGGAGCAGCGCACAAGGGCCCGGCACCGGGACTGGTACCTGGGCTTCGCCACCTGGGGCGAGCTGGAGTGGTTCAGCGCGCGGCAGGCGCAGGTCGCGCGGAGCACCGATCGGGAGCTGGCCAACCTGCGGGCGGCGCTGGAGTTCTCGCTGGAGGACCCCCAGGAGTTCCGGATCGGCCAGTTCCTCGCCGGCACCCTGTGGTTCTACTGGGTCGGCTGCGGCCGGCTCGCGGAGGGCCGCTACTGGCTGGAGCGGGCGCTGGCCGCCGACGAGACGCCGACCGGGCAGCGCGCCAAGGCGCTGTGGGTGTGCGGCTATGTGTCGATCCTGCAGGGCGACGGGATCGCCGCCCTGGGGATGCTGCACGAATGCCGTCAGCTCGCGCTGGACACCGGCAACGCGACGGCGGTGGCGTACGCGGTGCACCGGCTCGGCTGCGGGGCCCTGCTGAGCGATGACCTGCCCCGCGCGAAGGCGCTGTTCGAGGAGGCCCTGGGCCACTACCGGACGCTGGGCGAGCTCAACAGCAACGTCATCATGGCGGAGGTCGAGCTGGGCATGGTGGCGGCCTTCTCGGGCGAGCTGGAGCGCGGCATCGAGATCTGCGAGGCCGTACGGGAGGCCTGCGAGGACCACGGCGAGCGCTGGGCGCTGGCGTACGCGCTCTACACGCGCGCGGTGATCGCCTGGTGGCAGGAGGACCCGGCGCTGGCGCGGCAGCTCGCGGCGGAATGCGTACGCATCAACCACGAGTTCCGGGACATGGTGGGGATCGTGCTCGGCATCGAGGTGCTGGCCCTGCTGACGGCCGCGCACGACGCCGAGGAGGCAGCGGTGCTGCAGGGCGCGGCGGGCGGCATCTGGGACATGGTGGGGCTGCCGGTCTTCGGCTCCCGGTATTTCGCCATTCCGCACAACCGGTGCGAGGAGCTGTGCCGGGCGGAGCTGGGCGCGGTGGGGTATGCGCGGGCCTTCGCGCGGGGGTCGGCGCTGGGGCTGGACGCCGCGGTGGCCAGGGCGCTCGCGAGCCGCGAGGCGACCCGGGCGGGCACCGGTTCCGCTCCGGCCGGGAACGCGAAACCCGCCCGTCCCCGGCCGGAGCCGGGAGCGGGCGGGTATGACGCGCCGGGTGCGGACGAACGTCAGCGGGCGTAG
- a CDS encoding DUF948 domain-containing protein: MSGGEVAGLIVAVFWAILVSFLAVVLVRLAQALRQATRLVADITEQAVPLLGEASAAVRSAHTQLDRVDTITSDVAEVTANASALSTTVASTFGGPLVKVAAFGYGVRRAVGLQAKDAPKKHTVVVGRTLPSGRGRKSRG; encoded by the coding sequence GTGTCCGGTGGAGAGGTGGCCGGCCTCATCGTGGCCGTCTTCTGGGCGATCCTGGTGTCCTTCCTGGCCGTTGTCCTGGTCAGGCTGGCACAGGCGCTCCGGCAGGCCACCCGGCTCGTCGCGGACATCACCGAGCAGGCGGTGCCGCTGCTCGGCGAGGCCTCCGCCGCCGTCCGCTCCGCGCACACCCAGCTCGACCGGGTGGACACCATCACCTCTGACGTCGCCGAGGTCACCGCCAACGCGTCCGCGCTCTCCACCACCGTCGCCTCCACCTTCGGCGGCCCCCTGGTCAAGGTCGCGGCCTTCGGCTACGGCGTACGGCGTGCGGTCGGCCTCCAGGCGAAGGACGCGCCGAAGAAGCACACCGTGGTCGTCGGCCGGACGCTCCCGTCCGGCCGGGGCCGTAAGTCGAGGGGCTGA
- a CDS encoding DUF6167 family protein — MFRRAFWFTAGAATGVWATNKVHRKIRSLSPESLAAQAANKALEAGDRLRTFARDVRAGMAEREDQLNDALGRTDTAPELEVPGQRPAIAYNRKDEH; from the coding sequence ATGTTCCGCCGCGCATTCTGGTTCACCGCCGGCGCCGCAACCGGTGTCTGGGCCACCAACAAGGTCCACCGCAAGATCCGCAGTCTCAGCCCCGAGAGCCTCGCCGCGCAGGCGGCCAACAAGGCGCTCGAAGCCGGCGACCGGCTGCGTACCTTCGCGCGGGACGTGCGCGCCGGCATGGCCGAGCGCGAGGACCAGCTCAACGACGCACTGGGCCGTACCGATACGGCCCCCGAACTCGAAGTCCCCGGGCAGCGCCCGGCGATCGCGTACAACCGGAAGGACGAACACTGA
- the alaS gene encoding alanine--tRNA ligase — MESAEIRRRWLRFFEERGHTVVPSASLIADDPTLLLVPAGMVPFKPYFLGEVKPPHKRVTSVQKCVRTPDIEEVGKTTRHGTFFQMCGNFSFGDYFKEGAIKYAWELLTGSVADGGYGLEADRLWITVYKDDDEAEAIWRDVIGVPAERIQRLGMKDNYWSMGVPGPCGPCSEINYDRGPEFGVEGGPAVNDERYVEIWNLVFMQYERGEGSGKEEFPILGDLPSKNIDTGLGLERLAMILQGVQNMYETDTLQVVIDKATELTGVAYGAAHESDVSLRVVADHMRTSVMLIGDGVSPGNEGRGYVLRRIMRRAIRNMRLLGATQEVVADLVDTVIKTMGRQYPELVEDRKRIETVALAEEAAFLKALKGGTNILDTAVTETKASGGKVLPGDKAFLLHDTWGFPIDLTLEMAAEQGLSVDEDGFRRLMKEQRDRAKADAMVKKSGHADLSAYRAVADTAGTTQFTGYTLNEGEATVVGLLVDGVPSPAANEGDEVEVILDRTPFYAEGGGQLADTGRIRIDSGAVIEVRDVQQPVAGVSVHKGVVQVGEVTVGAGALAQIDLVRRRSIARAHSATHLTHQALRDALGPTAAQAGSENSPGRFRFDFGSPTAVPGTVLTDVEQKINEVLARELDVTAEVLPIAEAKKQGAIAEFGEKYGEHVRVVTIGDYSKELCGGTHVGNTAQLGLVKLLGESSIGSGVRRVEALVGVDAYNFLAREHTIVSQLTDLVKGRPEELPDKISGVLAKLKDAEKEIERFRAEKVLQAAAGLAAGAQDVKGVALVTGSVPEGTGADDLRKLVLDVRQRITGGRPAVVALFTVANGRPLTVIATNEAARERGIKAGELVRAAAKTLGGGGGGKDDVAQGGGQNPAAVGEAVEAVQRLVAEKA; from the coding sequence ATGGAGTCGGCTGAAATCCGCCGCCGCTGGCTGCGCTTCTTCGAGGAGCGCGGGCACACCGTTGTGCCTTCGGCGTCCCTCATCGCCGACGACCCCACGCTGCTGCTGGTCCCGGCGGGCATGGTGCCCTTCAAGCCGTACTTCCTCGGTGAGGTCAAGCCGCCGCACAAGCGCGTCACGAGCGTGCAGAAGTGCGTGCGCACGCCGGACATCGAAGAGGTCGGCAAGACCACCCGGCACGGCACGTTCTTCCAGATGTGCGGCAACTTCTCCTTCGGCGACTACTTCAAGGAAGGCGCCATCAAGTACGCCTGGGAGCTGCTCACCGGCTCCGTGGCGGACGGCGGCTACGGCCTTGAGGCGGACAGGCTCTGGATCACCGTCTACAAGGACGACGACGAGGCCGAGGCCATCTGGCGCGACGTCATCGGTGTCCCCGCCGAGCGCATCCAGCGACTGGGCATGAAGGACAACTACTGGTCCATGGGCGTCCCCGGACCCTGCGGCCCGTGCTCCGAGATCAACTACGACCGCGGCCCCGAGTTCGGCGTCGAGGGCGGCCCGGCCGTCAACGACGAGCGGTACGTGGAGATCTGGAACCTGGTCTTCATGCAGTACGAGCGAGGTGAGGGCTCCGGCAAGGAGGAGTTCCCGATCCTCGGCGACCTGCCCAGCAAGAACATCGACACCGGCCTCGGCCTCGAACGCCTCGCGATGATCCTGCAGGGCGTGCAGAACATGTACGAGACCGACACCCTCCAGGTCGTCATCGACAAGGCCACCGAGCTCACCGGCGTCGCCTATGGCGCCGCGCACGAATCCGACGTGTCGCTGCGCGTGGTCGCCGACCACATGCGCACCTCCGTGATGCTCATCGGCGACGGCGTCAGCCCCGGCAACGAGGGCCGCGGCTATGTGCTGCGCCGCATCATGCGCCGCGCCATCCGCAACATGCGCCTGCTGGGCGCCACCCAGGAGGTCGTCGCCGACCTGGTGGACACCGTCATCAAGACGATGGGCCGGCAGTACCCCGAACTGGTCGAGGACCGCAAGCGCATCGAGACCGTCGCCCTCGCCGAAGAGGCCGCCTTCCTCAAGGCCCTCAAGGGCGGCACCAACATCCTCGACACCGCCGTCACCGAGACCAAGGCCTCCGGCGGCAAGGTGCTCCCCGGCGACAAGGCCTTCCTGCTCCACGACACCTGGGGCTTCCCGATCGACCTCACCCTCGAAATGGCCGCCGAGCAGGGCCTGTCGGTGGACGAGGACGGCTTCCGCCGCCTGATGAAGGAGCAGCGGGACCGGGCCAAGGCCGACGCCATGGTGAAGAAGAGCGGCCACGCCGACCTCTCCGCCTACCGGGCCGTCGCCGACACCGCCGGGACCACCCAGTTCACCGGCTACACCCTCAACGAGGGCGAGGCCACCGTCGTCGGCCTGCTGGTGGACGGCGTCCCGTCGCCCGCCGCCAACGAGGGCGACGAGGTCGAGGTCATCCTGGACCGCACCCCCTTCTACGCCGAGGGCGGCGGGCAGCTCGCCGACACCGGCCGGATCCGGATCGACTCCGGGGCCGTGATCGAGGTCCGCGACGTCCAGCAGCCGGTGGCCGGGGTCAGCGTCCACAAGGGCGTCGTCCAGGTCGGCGAGGTCACCGTCGGGGCCGGCGCCCTGGCCCAGATCGACCTCGTACGCCGCCGCTCGATCGCCCGCGCCCACAGTGCCACGCACCTCACCCACCAGGCGCTGCGCGACGCGCTCGGTCCGACCGCCGCCCAGGCCGGCTCGGAGAACTCCCCGGGCCGCTTCCGCTTCGACTTCGGCTCGCCGACCGCCGTCCCCGGCACGGTGCTCACCGACGTCGAGCAGAAGATCAACGAGGTTCTCGCCCGCGAGCTCGACGTCACCGCCGAGGTGCTGCCGATCGCCGAGGCCAAGAAGCAGGGCGCCATCGCCGAGTTCGGCGAGAAGTACGGCGAGCATGTGCGCGTCGTCACCATCGGCGACTACTCCAAGGAGCTGTGCGGCGGCACGCACGTCGGCAACACCGCCCAGCTCGGCCTGGTCAAGCTGCTCGGCGAGTCCTCCATCGGCTCCGGTGTGCGCCGCGTCGAGGCCCTGGTCGGGGTGGACGCGTACAACTTCCTGGCCCGTGAGCACACGATCGTCTCGCAGCTGACGGACCTGGTGAAGGGCCGCCCCGAGGAGCTTCCCGACAAGATCTCCGGTGTCCTGGCCAAGCTCAAGGACGCCGAGAAGGAGATCGAGCGCTTCCGCGCCGAGAAGGTCCTCCAGGCCGCCGCCGGCCTCGCCGCCGGTGCCCAGGACGTCAAGGGCGTCGCTCTCGTGACGGGTTCGGTGCCGGAGGGCACCGGCGCGGACGACCTGCGCAAGCTGGTTCTGGACGTACGTCAGCGCATTACCGGCGGCCGCCCGGCCGTCGTGGCCCTGTTCACCGTCGCGAACGGCCGTCCGCTGACCGTCATCGCCACCAACGAGGCCGCCCGCGAGCGCGGTATCAAGGCCGGTGAGCTGGTCCGCGCCGCCGCCAAGACCCTCGGTGGCGGCGGTGGCGGCAAGGACGACGTCGCGCAGGGCGGCGGCCAGAACCCGGCCGCCGTGGGCGAGGCCGTCGAGGCCGTGCAGCGGCTCGTCGCCGAGAAGGCCTGA
- the ruvX gene encoding Holliday junction resolvase RuvX: protein MRRGRRLAIDVGDARIGVASCDPDGVLATPVETVPGRDIPAAQRRLAEIVAEYEPIEVVVGLPRSLSGSEGPAAVKVRAFTQDVAKIIAPVPVRLVDERMTTVTATHGLRASGVKAKKGRAVVDQAAAVVILQSALEAERVSGKAPGESVEPIV from the coding sequence ATGCGCAGAGGCCGCCGGCTCGCGATCGACGTCGGGGACGCCCGGATCGGGGTCGCCTCGTGCGACCCCGACGGGGTCCTCGCCACACCGGTCGAGACCGTGCCGGGCAGGGACATCCCGGCGGCCCAGCGCCGGCTGGCCGAGATCGTCGCCGAGTACGAGCCGATCGAGGTCGTGGTCGGGCTCCCTCGCTCCCTCAGCGGGAGCGAGGGGCCGGCCGCGGTCAAGGTCAGGGCCTTCACCCAGGATGTGGCGAAGATCATCGCACCGGTGCCGGTGCGGCTGGTCGACGAGCGGATGACCACCGTCACCGCGACCCACGGCCTGCGCGCCTCGGGCGTCAAGGCGAAGAAGGGCCGGGCCGTTGTGGACCAGGCCGCGGCCGTCGTCATCCTGCAGAGCGCCCTTGAGGCCGAACGGGTGTCCGGTAAAGCTCCGGGCGAGAGCGTCGAACCGATTGTCTGA
- the mltG gene encoding endolytic transglycosylase MltG, whose translation MTDYGRGPGSEPWHPEDPLFGDQWGDQQQYPQQHAQAQAQQNPQQQHPQHQDGGWDPYATGQQQAQPQYQQQYDQQQAYQNPQQQQQQQQQHPQQSYEHQQYDTWNGAPVAYGADPNDPYGTGQHAQQPDYYGQGGYPPPQRPQYQEQQQPYQEQQQAQQPERLQQRPEPQQQPLQASPEPPADWDPEPEAAVDDHAFFSGGDDDDDEDDDPRDGRRARGGKGKKKGGKKRRSGCACLVVLLALGGGGAATAWYGYQYYESHFGPAPDYSGKGSGEVQVEIPTGSSLTSIGNILKKAGVVKSVDAFTTAAGKNAKSTTIQAGIYVLRGEMSADSAITMMLDPSSQNVLIIPEGLTATKIYALIDSKLKLSSGSTAKAAKSGAGSLGLPSYAKGNPEGFLYPARYSISDKMKPLDLLKQMVKNAQAEYTKVDLATAGKTVNLDTPYEVIIEASILQAEVDQKEDMGKAARALYNRLNTNATYGKLELDSTLQYHLGRTKLSSADLASKADGFNTYTNTGLPPAPISNPGADAIEAVLSPTKGNWVYWVTIKPGDTRFAVSYADHLKNVKVYCEAHDQTLNTSSGSCQ comes from the coding sequence ATGACTGACTATGGCCGGGGCCCCGGCTCCGAACCGTGGCACCCCGAGGACCCCCTCTTCGGTGACCAGTGGGGCGATCAGCAGCAGTACCCGCAGCAGCACGCGCAGGCGCAGGCTCAGCAGAACCCCCAGCAGCAGCACCCACAGCACCAGGACGGCGGCTGGGACCCCTACGCCACCGGCCAGCAGCAGGCCCAGCCCCAGTACCAGCAGCAGTACGACCAGCAGCAGGCGTACCAGAACCCGCAGCAGCAACAACAGCAACAGCAGCAGCACCCGCAGCAGTCGTACGAACACCAGCAGTACGACACCTGGAACGGCGCCCCCGTCGCGTACGGCGCGGACCCCAATGACCCCTACGGCACCGGCCAGCACGCCCAGCAGCCCGACTACTACGGCCAGGGCGGCTACCCGCCGCCGCAGCGCCCGCAGTACCAGGAGCAGCAGCAGCCGTACCAGGAGCAGCAGCAGGCCCAGCAGCCCGAGCGGCTCCAGCAGCGGCCCGAGCCGCAGCAGCAGCCGTTGCAGGCCAGCCCCGAGCCGCCCGCCGACTGGGATCCCGAGCCCGAGGCCGCCGTCGACGACCACGCCTTCTTCTCCGGCGGGGACGATGACGACGACGAGGACGACGACCCCCGCGACGGCCGTCGCGCGCGAGGCGGCAAGGGCAAGAAGAAGGGCGGCAAGAAGCGCCGGAGCGGCTGCGCCTGCCTGGTCGTCCTGCTGGCGCTCGGCGGCGGCGGCGCCGCCACCGCCTGGTACGGCTACCAGTACTACGAGAGCCACTTCGGCCCGGCCCCGGACTACTCCGGCAAGGGCTCGGGCGAGGTCCAGGTCGAGATCCCCACGGGCTCCTCGCTGACCAGCATCGGCAACATCCTCAAGAAGGCCGGCGTGGTCAAGAGCGTCGACGCCTTCACCACGGCGGCCGGCAAGAACGCCAAGAGCACCACCATCCAGGCCGGTATCTACGTGCTACGCGGGGAGATGTCCGCCGACTCCGCGATCACGATGATGCTCGACCCGTCCTCCCAGAACGTCCTGATCATCCCCGAGGGCCTCACCGCCACCAAGATCTACGCGCTGATCGACTCCAAGCTCAAGCTGAGCTCGGGCAGCACCGCCAAGGCCGCCAAGAGCGGCGCGGGCAGCCTCGGTCTGCCCTCGTACGCCAAGGGCAACCCGGAGGGCTTCCTCTACCCGGCGCGCTACTCGATCAGCGACAAGATGAAGCCGCTGGACCTGCTCAAGCAGATGGTCAAGAACGCCCAGGCCGAGTACACCAAGGTCGACCTCGCCACCGCCGGCAAGACCGTCAACCTGGACACTCCCTACGAGGTGATCATCGAGGCGAGCATCCTGCAGGCCGAGGTCGACCAGAAGGAGGACATGGGCAAGGCCGCCCGCGCCCTCTACAACCGCCTCAACACCAACGCCACCTACGGCAAGCTCGAACTCGACTCGACGCTCCAGTACCACCTGGGCCGGACCAAGCTCAGCAGCGCCGACCTCGCGTCCAAGGCCGACGGCTTCAACACCTACACCAACACCGGACTGCCCCCGGCGCCCATCTCCAACCCGGGAGCCGACGCCATAGAGGCCGTCCTCAGCCCGACCAAGGGCAACTGGGTGTACTGGGTGACCATCAAGCCCGGCGACACCCGCTTCGCCGTGAGCTACGCCGACCACCTCAAGAACGTCAAGGTGTACTGCGAAGCCCATGACCAGACCCTGAACACATCCTCCGGATCGTGCCAGTAG
- a CDS encoding shikimate dehydrogenase translates to MTSSARRAAVLGSPIGHSLSPVLHRAAYAELGLTGWSYDRFDVDEAALPGFLKELEAGPDSWAGLSLTMPLKRAVIPLLDGISDTAASVEAVNTLVFAEDGRRLGDNTDIPGMVAALRERGVERVDSAAVLGAGATASSALAALAQICTGEVTAYVRGPDRAAEMSQWGERLGVAVRTAAWEDAALALDAPLVIATTPAGAADALAGAVPQAPGALFDVLYDPWPTALATAWSARGGAVVGGLDLLVHQAVLQVEQMTGRTPAPLAAMRAAGEAALHGH, encoded by the coding sequence ATGACCAGCAGCGCCCGCAGAGCGGCCGTCCTCGGCTCGCCCATCGGCCACTCCCTCTCCCCGGTGCTGCACCGCGCGGCCTACGCGGAGCTGGGCCTGACCGGCTGGTCGTACGACCGCTTCGACGTGGACGAGGCCGCCCTGCCGGGCTTCCTCAAGGAGCTGGAGGCCGGGCCGGACAGCTGGGCCGGGCTCTCGCTCACCATGCCGCTCAAGCGCGCGGTCATCCCGCTGCTCGACGGGATCAGCGACACCGCGGCCTCCGTCGAGGCCGTCAACACGCTGGTCTTCGCCGAGGACGGCCGCCGCCTCGGCGACAACACCGACATCCCCGGCATGGTCGCCGCCCTGCGCGAGCGCGGCGTCGAGCGCGTCGACTCCGCCGCGGTCCTCGGCGCCGGCGCCACCGCCTCCTCCGCGCTCGCCGCCCTGGCCCAGATCTGCACCGGCGAGGTCACCGCGTACGTACGGGGCCCGGACCGCGCCGCCGAGATGAGCCAGTGGGGCGAGCGGCTCGGCGTCGCGGTGCGCACCGCCGCCTGGGAGGACGCCGCCCTCGCCCTCGACGCGCCGCTGGTGATCGCCACCACCCCGGCCGGAGCCGCGGACGCCCTGGCCGGCGCCGTCCCGCAGGCGCCCGGCGCGCTCTTCGACGTGCTCTACGACCCGTGGCCCACCGCGCTGGCCACCGCCTGGTCGGCTCGCGGCGGCGCGGTCGTCGGCGGGCTCGACCTGCTGGTGCACCAGGCGGTCCTGCAGGTGGAGCAGATGACCGGGCGCACTCCCGCGCCGCTGGCCGCGATGCGCGCGGCGGGCGAAGCGGCACTGCACGGGCACTGA